A genomic window from Armatimonadota bacterium includes:
- the rpsJ gene encoding 30S ribosomal protein S10 gives MGRSTESAADKIRIRLKAFDHRILDQSAVRIVDTARRTGAQVCGPVPLPTEINRFCVVRSPHIDKESMEHFEMRTHKRLIDILEPSPRTIDALMKIDLPGGVDIEIKLG, from the coding sequence ATGGGCAGGTCAACCGAGTCAGCCGCCGATAAGATCCGCATTCGCCTCAAGGCGTTCGATCACCGCATCCTGGATCAGTCGGCGGTGCGCATCGTGGACACCGCCCGCCGCACCGGGGCGCAGGTATGCGGCCCGGTGCCGCTGCCGACGGAGATCAATCGTTTCTGCGTGGTGCGCTCGCCCCACATCGACAAGGAATCGATGGAGCACTTCGAGATGCGCACCCACAAGCGCCTGATCGACATCCTGGAGCCGAGCCCGCGGACGATTGACGCCCTGATGAAGATCGACTTGCCGGGGGGCGTTGACATCGAGATCAAGTTGGGCTAG